The following are from one region of the Verrucomicrobiaceae bacterium genome:
- a CDS encoding c-type cytochrome, with amino-acid sequence MIRPFAALLCLTLAPQVSAVHSKNAGPEKVELKHKLPPPLPLSPEQEAKTFKLEKGFRIENVASEPLIETPIAMSWDDQGRLYVCEMRGYMHDLNGAGEKEPTGRVSLLEDTDGDGRMDKATAFLDHIVMPRAVMAVNGGALIAVPPNLFFCKDTSGDGVADVKEVITSDFGSLGGQPEHMANSPLWAMDNSIWCAGYSSRFKLRSGVWQKDVGLGRGQWGLCQDDHGRLYFNYNSDMLRADLLPADAFARNPLLRNATSINSKLASDQTLYPAHPTPGVNRGYDAKTLRPDGTLQKPTGTCGALVYRGHAFPPAYRGNAFVPEPCANLVKRFTMSETDGSLKATNTAKNSEFLTSTDERFRPVNAYNGPDGALYIVDMYRGIVQHQSFLTHYLIANIQARKLETPFNQGRIWRIVPEGAQPQPVKVSKDPKLLTHASGWVRDTAQRLIVESGDASAIPALKELLQNENALTREHALWTLDGLAAITPDIIKAALVDQSEHVRAAAVRVAPRDFVFDLSAEKHPLVLAHLAIKTLNDAALAPLMATYGKNTLIREAALTGLRGKEAAFAKILAQTPSEGSKAVIGALAELIALAGKAGPIAEMLDLAAASPENRDSILKGLAKTDSKSKTVKLVWLDKEPEHLKKLKISSSLENRLVWPGKPGAPTPPVIKPLTTEQIALFEKGKTIYATLCAACHQPHGFGLDGLAPPLVDSEWVLGKPEVLARIVMHGLAGPVKVSGRTYNLAMPPLPQLTDEDISGVLTYIRREWEHTASAVETKNITKIRTENQGRTMMWTEEELKNLGKKK; translated from the coding sequence ATGATCCGTCCATTCGCCGCCCTGCTCTGTCTCACCCTCGCGCCACAGGTGAGCGCTGTTCACTCGAAAAATGCTGGCCCTGAAAAGGTCGAGCTCAAGCACAAGCTACCGCCTCCCCTGCCCCTCAGCCCAGAGCAGGAGGCAAAGACCTTCAAACTCGAAAAAGGCTTCCGCATCGAGAACGTCGCCAGCGAGCCCCTGATCGAGACCCCCATCGCGATGAGCTGGGATGATCAGGGCCGCCTCTACGTCTGTGAAATGCGTGGCTACATGCATGACCTGAACGGCGCTGGCGAAAAGGAGCCCACGGGTCGCGTCTCCTTGCTCGAAGACACCGATGGTGATGGGCGCATGGACAAAGCCACCGCCTTTCTCGATCACATCGTCATGCCGCGTGCGGTGATGGCCGTGAATGGCGGCGCACTGATCGCAGTCCCGCCGAATCTCTTCTTCTGCAAAGACACCAGCGGCGACGGCGTCGCAGACGTGAAGGAGGTCATCACCAGCGACTTCGGCAGCCTCGGTGGACAGCCAGAGCACATGGCGAACTCGCCCCTATGGGCTATGGATAACTCGATCTGGTGCGCAGGCTATAGCTCACGCTTCAAGCTACGCAGCGGAGTGTGGCAAAAAGATGTCGGGCTCGGTCGTGGCCAGTGGGGCCTCTGCCAAGACGATCACGGCAGGCTCTACTTCAACTACAACTCGGACATGCTCCGCGCCGATCTACTGCCAGCGGATGCCTTTGCGCGGAATCCGCTGCTGCGAAACGCCACCAGCATCAATTCCAAGCTCGCCAGCGATCAGACACTCTATCCCGCGCATCCCACGCCTGGCGTGAATCGCGGCTACGACGCGAAAACACTGCGCCCAGATGGCACCCTGCAAAAACCCACTGGCACCTGCGGCGCACTCGTTTACCGCGGCCATGCATTTCCGCCGGCCTATCGCGGCAACGCCTTCGTGCCAGAGCCCTGCGCCAATCTCGTGAAGCGCTTCACCATGAGCGAGACAGATGGCAGCCTAAAGGCCACCAACACGGCCAAAAACAGCGAATTTCTCACCTCCACCGATGAGCGCTTCCGCCCCGTGAATGCCTACAATGGCCCAGATGGTGCACTCTACATCGTGGACATGTATCGCGGCATCGTGCAGCACCAGAGCTTCCTCACGCACTACCTCATCGCGAACATCCAGGCTCGAAAACTTGAGACACCCTTCAATCAAGGCCGCATCTGGCGCATCGTGCCAGAAGGCGCTCAACCACAGCCCGTGAAGGTCAGCAAAGACCCCAAACTCCTCACCCATGCCAGTGGCTGGGTGCGTGACACCGCGCAGCGACTCATCGTCGAGTCTGGTGATGCCTCAGCCATCCCCGCACTGAAGGAGCTGCTGCAAAATGAAAACGCACTCACTCGCGAGCATGCACTGTGGACGCTCGATGGCCTCGCCGCCATCACGCCCGACATCATCAAAGCCGCTCTCGTTGATCAAAGTGAGCACGTCCGTGCCGCCGCCGTGCGTGTGGCTCCACGCGACTTCGTCTTTGATCTCAGCGCTGAAAAACATCCGCTCGTGCTCGCACACCTCGCCATCAAAACGCTCAACGATGCCGCTTTAGCCCCGCTCATGGCCACCTACGGCAAAAACACGCTCATCCGTGAAGCCGCGCTCACCGGACTGCGTGGCAAAGAAGCCGCTTTCGCCAAAATACTCGCCCAAACGCCCTCAGAGGGCTCCAAAGCCGTCATCGGTGCCTTGGCCGAGCTGATCGCGCTCGCGGGAAAAGCAGGTCCAATCGCTGAAATGCTCGATCTAGCCGCCGCATCACCCGAAAACCGCGATTCCATCCTCAAAGGCCTCGCAAAGACCGATAGCAAATCAAAGACCGTAAAGCTCGTGTGGTTGGACAAAGAGCCCGAGCACCTCAAAAAGCTCAAAATCAGCTCCAGCCTGGAAAACCGCCTCGTTTGGCCCGGCAAACCCGGCGCACCTACTCCGCCCGTCATCAAACCACTCACCACAGAGCAGATCGCACTCTTTGAAAAAGGCAAAACCATCTACGCCACACTTTGCGCTGCCTGCCACCAGCCGCATGGCTTTGGCCTTGATGGACTCGCGCCACCACTCGTCGATAGTGAATGGGTGCTCGGAAAGCCAGAGGTTCTGGCCCGCATCGTCATGCACGGCCTCGCAGGCCCCGTGAAGGTCAGTGGCCGCACCTACAACCTCGCCATGCCTCCACTGCCCCAGCTCACCGATGAGGACATCTCCGGCGTGCTCACCTACATCCGCCGCGAGTGGGAGCACACCGCCTCCGCAGTGGAAACGAAGAACATCACCAAAATCCGCACCGAGAACCAGGGCCGCACGATGATGTGGACAGAGGAAGAGCTGAAGAACCTCGGAAAGAAGAAGTGA